One Saprospiraceae bacterium DNA window includes the following coding sequences:
- a CDS encoding heavy-metal-associated domain-containing protein, with translation MKYGILFSIFFLFNLQGIQSQVPAENQTQAPVATMTTKFKVYGNCGMCKKRIEKAAKVEGVSLADWDEATQMLTVVFEPSKVTPRQLHKAVAAVGHDTDKERASDEVYENLHGCCQYERRQ, from the coding sequence ATGAAATACGGAATTTTGTTCAGCATTTTCTTCCTCTTCAACCTTCAAGGCATTCAAAGTCAAGTGCCTGCCGAAAATCAAACTCAAGCCCCTGTGGCTACCATGACCACCAAATTCAAAGTGTATGGCAACTGTGGCATGTGCAAAAAACGCATCGAGAAGGCCGCAAAAGTGGAGGGCGTGTCTTTGGCCGATTGGGATGAGGCTACTCAGATGCTTACCGTCGTTTTTGAGCCGAGCAAAGTGACACCGCGCCAGTTGCACAAGGCTGTGGCGGCGGTCGGTCACGACACCGATAAAGAGCGGGCAAGCGATGAGGTGTATGAAAACCTGCACGGCTGCTGCCAATACGAACGTCGGCAATAA
- a CDS encoding TonB-dependent receptor: MKKISALLTGLFFGIQFLLSQNTNAQLKGIVTNDREELLVGASVFWKDTKVGAVTDAEGRFVLPARRGTATLVVQYVGHTPAEVQVLPSENNLWIEISGVEQLQTVTVAAHSFDNKVSTLETRNVESINSHELRKAPCCNLSESFETNGTVDVVYSNALTGVKEIQMLGLRGVYSQFMVENRPTMGGIATPFAFEYLPGTWLHGIQLAKGASTVKNGNAGMTGQINAELVKPHLDYPVFVNAFTSTEGRGELNVHLNSKGKGRVSNGLLLHGNFVENRWDMNDDNFYDAPSRRQLNGLYRLFYESPAMCAQFNVHALTDRRQGGQIRPIEGIPGLFSIDQNNDRVEVWGKMGYEGIGGKPYNQLGNMVSASWHRTSAVYGPNRYEASQQAFYWQTLYQTIISTTDHQITVAPSFQYDDIRETVNEGDLARREAVPGAMVEYAYSRPNLTLEMPDLVIVLGARADWNTRFDQLLFTPRLSAKYNFSHNSVLRLSAGRGFRSANLMAENISLLASNRTLTFMPPNGVSLQNWGLEEAWNYGLNFTQNFTVARRDASFSLDLYRTDFVRQILVDVDQSPTEVFFYNVDGASFSNSLLAMLQYTPLKGLDVKLAYKWNQVEATFSDGVLRTLPLVAKHRGMVTLDYTTPNKLWMFNTRVQIVGPQRLPDNSLIPHQYTHDFPESSPTYAIWNLQVTRRFGKKIEFYVGGENLNGFQQHHAIIAANEPNSPYFNGSQVFAPIMGQVGYLGVRFAPNGL; the protein is encoded by the coding sequence ATGAAAAAAATATCTGCCTTGTTAACAGGGCTGTTTTTCGGCATTCAATTTTTACTATCGCAAAATACCAATGCTCAACTGAAGGGCATCGTCACCAACGACCGCGAGGAATTGCTCGTGGGTGCCTCCGTTTTTTGGAAGGACACAAAGGTGGGCGCGGTGACCGACGCGGAAGGGCGGTTTGTGTTGCCTGCTCGCAGAGGGACGGCTACGCTCGTGGTTCAATATGTGGGTCACACACCTGCGGAGGTGCAGGTGCTGCCTTCCGAGAATAATTTGTGGATTGAAATAAGTGGCGTGGAGCAATTGCAGACGGTGACGGTGGCAGCACATAGTTTCGACAACAAAGTGTCCACCCTCGAAACGCGCAACGTGGAGAGCATCAACAGCCATGAGTTGCGCAAGGCGCCGTGCTGCAATCTTTCCGAAAGCTTCGAGACCAATGGCACGGTGGACGTGGTGTATTCCAATGCCCTCACGGGCGTGAAAGAGATTCAGATGCTTGGCCTGCGCGGGGTGTACAGCCAGTTCATGGTCGAAAATCGCCCCACTATGGGGGGCATCGCCACCCCTTTTGCTTTTGAGTACTTGCCCGGCACTTGGCTCCATGGCATCCAGTTGGCCAAAGGGGCAAGCACGGTCAAAAATGGCAATGCGGGCATGACGGGCCAAATCAACGCCGAACTGGTAAAGCCACATTTGGACTATCCTGTTTTTGTCAACGCCTTCACGTCCACCGAAGGGCGTGGCGAGCTGAACGTGCACCTTAACAGCAAAGGCAAAGGCCGAGTCTCCAATGGGCTATTGTTGCACGGCAATTTTGTGGAAAATCGTTGGGACATGAACGACGATAACTTTTACGACGCGCCGAGTCGCCGGCAATTGAATGGTCTCTATCGCTTGTTCTACGAAAGCCCTGCTATGTGTGCTCAATTCAACGTGCATGCGTTGACCGACCGACGGCAAGGCGGCCAAATCAGACCCATCGAAGGCATACCGGGCTTGTTTTCTATTGACCAAAACAATGACCGCGTGGAAGTATGGGGCAAGATGGGCTATGAAGGCATTGGCGGCAAGCCCTACAACCAGCTCGGGAACATGGTGTCAGCCTCATGGCATCGCACCAGTGCCGTTTATGGCCCTAACAGGTATGAGGCCTCCCAACAAGCATTCTACTGGCAGACACTCTATCAGACCATCATCAGCACTACCGACCACCAAATCACGGTCGCGCCTTCCTTCCAATACGACGATATTCGGGAAACGGTGAACGAGGGCGACCTCGCTCGCCGCGAAGCAGTGCCCGGCGCTATGGTGGAGTACGCCTACAGCCGTCCGAACCTGACGCTCGAAATGCCCGACTTGGTCATCGTGTTGGGCGCTCGGGCTGATTGGAACACGCGCTTCGACCAGTTGCTGTTCACGCCTCGTCTTAGCGCCAAGTACAATTTCTCGCACAACAGCGTCCTTCGCCTTTCGGCTGGGCGAGGGTTTCGGTCGGCCAACCTCATGGCCGAGAACATCAGCCTGCTAGCCAGCAACCGCACCCTCACATTCATGCCGCCCAACGGTGTGAGCCTGCAAAACTGGGGCTTGGAAGAGGCTTGGAACTATGGACTGAATTTTACGCAGAACTTCACGGTGGCTCGCCGCGACGCGAGCTTTAGCCTCGACCTGTATCGCACGGATTTTGTGCGGCAAATTCTGGTGGATGTGGACCAATCGCCTACCGAGGTTTTTTTCTACAACGTGGATGGGGCTTCATTTTCCAATAGCTTGCTGGCTATGTTGCAATACACGCCTCTTAAAGGGCTGGATGTGAAATTGGCCTATAAATGGAATCAGGTGGAAGCGACGTTCTCCGACGGAGTCTTGCGCACCCTGCCCTTGGTGGCAAAGCATCGCGGTATGGTCACGTTGGACTACACCACTCCCAACAAATTGTGGATGTTCAACACCCGGGTGCAGATAGTAGGGCCACAACGTTTGCCCGACAATTCGCTCATCCCGCACCAATACACCCACGATTTCCCGGAGAGCAGTCCGACCTACGCGATTTGGAACCTGCAAGTGACCCGGCGATTTGGGAAAAAAATCGAATTCTACGTCGGCGGGGAGAATCTCAACGGCTTCCAACAGCACCACGCCATCATCGCCGCCAACGAACCCAACAGCCCCTATTTCAATGGCTCACAGGTCTTCGCCCCGATTATGGGGCAAGTAGGGTATTTGGGCGTGCGTTTCGCCCCGAACGGGCTGTGA
- a CDS encoding MotA/TolQ/ExbB proton channel family protein, with amino-acid sequence MTAAKTTQAKQQQKGGINAIFPLIAIPLCFVASVLVYKYVFGAPHHFVDNDPANDPLPGDYFGTIYKGGWVVPILLGQFFVVVVFVIERFISLGSASGKGKADVFVRSIKGFLDRGDISGAIAACDKQQGSVANVVRAGLTKYAEMEKVTGMEKDQKVLAIQKEVEEATSLELPMLEKNLNILATLASVATLIGLFGTVLGMIRAFAALATAGAPDASALAVGISEALINTALGIGTSALAIIFYNYFTGRIDNMTYSIDEAGFSLAQTFAAKNH; translated from the coding sequence ATGACAGCAGCAAAAACCACTCAAGCGAAACAACAGCAAAAAGGCGGTATCAACGCGATTTTCCCTTTGATTGCTATTCCCCTTTGTTTTGTGGCCTCCGTATTGGTGTACAAGTATGTATTCGGCGCGCCGCACCACTTCGTTGACAATGACCCAGCCAACGACCCGCTACCGGGCGACTACTTCGGCACGATTTACAAAGGCGGTTGGGTAGTGCCCATCCTGTTAGGTCAATTTTTTGTCGTCGTCGTGTTCGTGATTGAGCGATTCATCTCGCTTGGCTCGGCATCCGGCAAAGGCAAAGCAGATGTGTTTGTGCGCAGCATCAAAGGCTTCCTCGACAGGGGCGACATCAGTGGCGCTATCGCCGCTTGCGACAAACAGCAGGGTTCTGTGGCCAACGTAGTGCGTGCAGGTCTGACGAAATATGCTGAAATGGAAAAAGTGACCGGCATGGAAAAAGACCAAAAAGTATTGGCTATTCAAAAAGAGGTGGAAGAAGCCACTTCGCTGGAGTTGCCGATGTTGGAGAAAAACCTCAACATCTTGGCCACGCTGGCATCGGTCGCCACCCTTATCGGTCTGTTCGGAACAGTGCTTGGTATGATTCGCGCGTTCGCCGCCCTTGCCACCGCAGGCGCGCCCGACGCATCAGCCCTCGCAGTAGGTATCTCCGAAGCCCTTATCAACACAGCATTGGGTATCGGTACTTCCGCATTGGCCATCATTTTTTACAACTATTTCACTGGCCGCATTGACAACATGACTTACAGCATTGACGAAGCAGGATTCAGCCTTGCCCAAACCTTTGCTGCCAAAAATCACTAA
- a CDS encoding biopolymer transporter ExbD, with protein MPKHKPKRGNPTIDMTAMCDVSFLLLTFFMLTAKMKPAETVVIDTPSSISETKLPDVGTFTIMVAPDGRTFVDMAGQHTRKLLIDNLNERHRMGLTEEEKLKFSISGSFGVPFNRLKQWINLDNASRDKISTGIPIDTLDVNKSELAEWIHNARLAQFQMKQEGKVKDEYVMVLKADKETPYPAVQKVINTLVDINVNKFNLITNMEADPNKMEAKK; from the coding sequence ATGCCAAAACATAAGCCTAAACGCGGCAATCCGACCATTGACATGACCGCCATGTGCGACGTGTCGTTTCTCCTGCTCACATTCTTCATGCTCACCGCGAAGATGAAGCCCGCAGAAACAGTCGTCATTGACACGCCCTCCTCCATTTCGGAGACGAAGCTGCCCGACGTTGGTACTTTCACCATTATGGTTGCACCCGACGGCAGAACTTTCGTTGACATGGCTGGTCAGCATACACGCAAGCTCTTGATTGACAACCTGAACGAGCGGCACAGAATGGGACTGACGGAAGAAGAGAAACTCAAGTTCTCCATCTCTGGCAGCTTTGGCGTGCCCTTCAATCGGCTCAAACAGTGGATAAATTTGGACAACGCCTCGCGCGATAAAATCTCGACGGGCATTCCCATTGATACGCTGGATGTCAACAAAAGCGAGCTGGCCGAATGGATTCACAATGCCCGCCTTGCTCAGTTTCAGATGAAGCAAGAAGGCAAGGTGAAAGACGAGTACGTCATGGTGCTGAAAGCGGACAAAGAAACGCCCTACCCGGCCGTGCAGAAAGTCATCAACACCCTCGTTGACATCAACGTCAACAAATTCAATCTTATCACCAACATGGAGGCTGACCCAAACAAGATGGAAGCCAAAAAGTAA
- a CDS encoding biopolymer transporter ExbD: MAEMQVADKGGKKGGKKRAKKMSTRVDLTPMVDLAFLLITFFMLTTTLAKPQIMALVMPEKDVKKEDVEPVKESKVLTLLLGANDKVYWYEGITDAKLDSTGYGAEGLRKVILDKMEKVRQQFGMEDYEDFKTKEPRKGSFLNVIIKPTEEARYKNLVDALDEMAICKVRYYVILDVSDLEKDFIKNPAAGLKFDVEEQIQAATGGK, encoded by the coding sequence ATGGCTGAAATGCAAGTTGCCGACAAAGGCGGCAAGAAAGGTGGGAAAAAACGCGCCAAGAAGATGTCAACCCGTGTTGACCTGACCCCCATGGTGGACTTGGCCTTTTTGCTTATCACCTTTTTCATGCTGACCACCACGTTGGCCAAACCGCAAATAATGGCTTTGGTGATGCCCGAGAAGGATGTCAAAAAGGAAGATGTCGAGCCAGTGAAAGAGTCGAAAGTGCTCACGCTCCTATTGGGCGCCAATGACAAGGTATATTGGTACGAAGGCATTACCGACGCAAAACTTGATTCTACCGGCTACGGTGCCGAGGGTTTGCGCAAAGTCATTTTGGATAAAATGGAAAAAGTGAGGCAACAATTCGGGATGGAAGATTACGAAGATTTCAAAACGAAAGAGCCTCGCAAAGGCTCTTTCCTGAACGTCATCATCAAACCAACCGAGGAAGCCCGCTACAAAAATCTGGTGGACGCGCTCGACGAAATGGCCATCTGCAAAGTAAGATACTATGTGATTCTTGATGTCTCCGACCTCGAAAAGGACTTTATCAAGAACCCCGCAGCAGGCCTCAAGTTCGACGTGGAAGAGCAAATACAAGCCGCCACGGGTGGCAAATAA
- a CDS encoding TonB family protein, translating to MAEEKGAVYQDVLDILFADRNKAYGAYQLRRAYPKYLGRALVAGLLLLGFAFALPAILSAVRNLAPAEKPIDVIAELGPPPDIDPNNPPPPPPPPPPTPPPPTRSTVKFVPPVIKKDEEVQDEKPPAVEELLEKKEDIGTETKKGTDDAPPSIETNPSELKVVEEPKKVEDKTYEMFDIQKPPSFPGGEKELLKYLSENIKYPPLARENNIQGTVALTFVVGRNGQVSDVQIVKDIGGGCGKEAVRVVESMPKWIPGEANGNPVKVRFTLPVRFRLE from the coding sequence ATGGCAGAAGAAAAAGGCGCAGTATATCAGGACGTGCTGGACATCCTCTTCGCCGACCGCAACAAGGCTTACGGGGCTTATCAGCTCCGACGCGCTTACCCCAAATACTTGGGGCGCGCGCTTGTCGCAGGTTTGCTCCTGCTCGGGTTTGCTTTCGCCTTACCGGCCATTTTGAGCGCCGTGCGAAATCTCGCCCCAGCGGAAAAACCCATAGATGTCATAGCAGAACTTGGCCCGCCGCCGGATATTGACCCAAACAATCCGCCGCCGCCGCCGCCGCCGCCGCCGCCCACACCGCCGCCGCCCACTCGCTCGACGGTGAAGTTCGTGCCACCCGTCATCAAAAAAGACGAAGAGGTACAGGATGAAAAACCGCCGGCAGTCGAGGAACTCCTCGAGAAAAAAGAGGACATCGGTACCGAGACCAAAAAAGGCACGGACGACGCACCTCCTTCCATCGAGACCAATCCGTCGGAACTCAAGGTGGTAGAAGAGCCTAAAAAGGTGGAGGACAAAACTTATGAGATGTTCGACATCCAAAAGCCGCCAAGCTTCCCCGGCGGCGAAAAGGAACTGCTCAAATACTTGAGCGAAAACATCAAGTACCCGCCGCTAGCCCGCGAAAACAACATTCAAGGCACGGTGGCACTCACTTTCGTGGTCGGCAGAAACGGCCAAGTCAGCGATGTCCAAATCGTCAAAGACATCGGCGGTGGATGCGGCAAGGAAGCTGTGCGCGTCGTAGAGTCCATGCCTAAATGGATTCCCGGCGAAGCGAATGGCAACCCAGTAAAAGTGCGTTTCACCTTGCCAGTGCGCTTCCGATTGGAGTAG
- the rho gene encoding transcription termination factor Rho, which translates to MYDILQLTDKLVPELKEIAQQLSIKGYNKLTKQELIYKILDEQALAEKNNQAKEVPVVDEPNPQTGRRARKVVKAPTPETAKPKAETPTPETAKPDSRIERPEQPKPDERQQQRSSDRRDRDFRRDQPSRNTQQQDPRRDMRRDWDDRRSDRFRDRDDRDRASRQDRLPERSERRSDPRRDWDDRRNRDNRGREQRPGNPNLYDPDAARLNNMEEEEFVTQVGEDEEDEMVIARKTTPPGEMNEARTIQQRPEPEPAEVMPPVVHREKFDVELDGIIEGLGTLEMMPDGYGFLRSPDYNYQTSPDDIYVSPSQIKLFGLRTGDTVRGAIRPPKEGEKYFALLRVSKINGLDPKDVRDRVPFDYLTPLFPTAKFNLLTSTTGRDFGNRIIDLFTPIGKGQRGLIVAQPKTGKTFLLKDIANAITRNHPECYVIVLLIDERPEEVTDMRRSVKAEVVASTFDELAENHVRLANIVLEKSKRMVECGHHVVILLDSITRMARAYNTVAPASGKVLSGGVEATALQKPKKFFGAARAIENGGSLTILATALIDTGSKMDQVIFEEFKGTGNMELQLDRNLANRRLYPSIDLTKSSTRREELLLDKDTLQRMFILRNHLADMKPEEAMEFMKKQMMHSSSNEEFLESMNR; encoded by the coding sequence ATGTACGACATTTTGCAGCTGACAGACAAGCTGGTACCCGAACTCAAAGAAATCGCTCAGCAACTGAGCATCAAGGGGTACAACAAACTAACCAAACAGGAACTCATTTACAAAATCCTCGACGAACAGGCGCTCGCTGAAAAAAACAATCAGGCAAAGGAAGTGCCCGTCGTGGACGAGCCAAACCCGCAGACAGGTCGCCGGGCACGCAAAGTCGTGAAAGCGCCAACGCCCGAAACTGCGAAACCGAAAGCCGAAACCCCAACCCCCGAAACAGCCAAGCCCGACAGCCGTATCGAGAGGCCGGAGCAGCCCAAGCCGGACGAGCGCCAACAACAGCGCAGCTCCGACCGCCGCGACCGCGATTTCCGTCGCGACCAGCCCAGTCGGAACACTCAACAGCAAGACCCGCGCCGCGATATGCGTCGTGATTGGGACGACCGCCGCTCTGACAGATTCCGCGACCGCGACGACCGTGACCGTGCGAGCCGGCAAGACCGCCTTCCAGAACGCTCCGAACGCCGCTCCGACCCGCGCCGGGATTGGGACGACCGCCGCAATCGTGACAACCGCGGCCGCGAACAACGCCCCGGCAACCCCAATCTGTATGACCCCGATGCCGCTCGCCTCAACAACATGGAGGAAGAAGAATTCGTGACACAAGTGGGGGAAGACGAGGAGGATGAAATGGTGATAGCTCGCAAAACAACGCCTCCCGGTGAGATGAACGAGGCACGCACCATTCAGCAGCGCCCCGAACCAGAACCCGCCGAGGTGATGCCGCCAGTGGTACATCGCGAAAAGTTCGATGTGGAGTTGGATGGCATCATAGAGGGGTTAGGCACCTTGGAGATGATGCCCGATGGATATGGTTTCTTGCGTTCACCCGATTACAATTACCAAACCAGCCCTGACGACATCTATGTGTCCCCTTCCCAAATCAAGTTGTTTGGTTTGCGCACGGGCGACACGGTACGGGGAGCCATCCGCCCGCCGAAAGAGGGCGAAAAGTATTTTGCCTTGCTACGAGTGAGCAAAATCAATGGCCTCGACCCCAAAGACGTGCGCGACCGCGTTCCGTTCGACTACCTCACGCCTTTGTTTCCCACGGCCAAATTCAACTTGCTTACCAGCACCACCGGGCGCGATTTCGGCAACCGCATCATTGACCTCTTCACACCTATTGGAAAGGGGCAGCGGGGCCTCATAGTGGCACAGCCCAAAACGGGTAAGACTTTTCTTCTGAAAGACATCGCCAACGCTATCACGAGGAATCACCCTGAGTGTTACGTCATCGTCTTGCTGATTGACGAGCGCCCCGAAGAGGTGACGGATATGCGTCGCAGCGTGAAAGCTGAAGTGGTGGCCTCCACCTTCGACGAGTTGGCCGAAAACCACGTCCGCCTCGCCAACATTGTGCTGGAAAAATCAAAGCGCATGGTGGAATGTGGGCACCATGTGGTCATACTGCTCGACTCCATCACCCGCATGGCTCGTGCTTACAACACCGTTGCCCCGGCATCGGGCAAGGTGCTTTCAGGTGGCGTGGAGGCGACTGCCTTGCAAAAACCCAAGAAGTTTTTTGGCGCCGCACGGGCTATTGAGAATGGTGGCTCGCTCACCATTTTGGCGACGGCCTTGATTGACACGGGCTCCAAAATGGACCAAGTTATCTTTGAAGAGTTCAAGGGTACGGGCAACATGGAACTGCAACTCGACCGCAACTTGGCCAATCGTCGCCTCTATCCGAGCATTGACCTTACCAAGTCCAGCACGCGCCGCGAAGAATTGCTGCTTGACAAGGATACGTTGCAACGGATGTTCATCCTTCGCAATCACCTTGCGGACATGAAACCAGAAGAGGCTATGGAGTTTATGAAGAAACAGATGATGCACTCAAGCAGCAACGAGGAGTTTTTGGAATCAATGAACCGTTGA
- the serS gene encoding serine--tRNA ligase — protein sequence MLQVKVIREEKQRIVNGLRKRNWSAKQLKVIDHILQTDDERRATQKELDDTLAESNRLAKQIGALMGQGKKDEAETMKAQVATLKTRSKELEERMDNLKNQLDDMLYSVPNCPHKSVPKGKTPDDNKVAKDWGKPFPTLSPEALPHWDLAKKYNLFDLELGVKLTGAGFPVYRGKGAKLQRALIQFFLDEATKAGYEEILPPHLVNEDTARGTGQLPDKEAQMYKCDLDNLYLIPTAEVPVTNILRDEIVAVKDLPLKMCAYTPCFRREAGSYGAHVRGLNRVHQFDKVEIVQIEHPDRSYKTLQGMVRHVEKLMNKLELPYRILLLCGGDMGFASAKTYDFEVWSAAQQRWLEVSSVSCFETFQSNRMKLRFRDENGKIELAHTLNGSALALARIVAAILENNQTPEGIRIPKVLWKYTGVKMIV from the coding sequence ATGCTTCAAGTAAAAGTCATCCGCGAAGAAAAACAACGCATCGTCAATGGCCTACGCAAACGCAACTGGTCGGCAAAACAACTCAAAGTCATTGACCACATTCTCCAAACCGACGACGAGCGCCGCGCCACCCAAAAAGAACTTGACGACACCTTGGCCGAAAGCAATCGCTTGGCCAAACAAATCGGCGCGCTTATGGGACAAGGCAAAAAAGACGAGGCCGAAACCATGAAAGCACAAGTGGCCACACTCAAAACCCGCAGCAAAGAACTCGAAGAACGCATGGACAACCTCAAAAACCAACTAGATGACATGCTTTACTCCGTGCCCAACTGTCCACACAAAAGTGTGCCAAAAGGCAAAACCCCTGACGACAACAAGGTGGCCAAAGATTGGGGCAAGCCCTTCCCCACCCTCTCCCCAGAGGCGCTACCGCACTGGGATTTAGCAAAAAAATACAACTTGTTCGACCTTGAGCTGGGTGTGAAACTCACAGGGGCAGGCTTCCCTGTCTATCGCGGTAAGGGAGCCAAATTGCAAAGGGCGCTGATTCAATTTTTTCTCGATGAAGCGACCAAAGCTGGCTACGAGGAGATTCTGCCGCCCCATCTGGTCAATGAAGACACCGCGCGCGGCACTGGCCAATTGCCCGACAAAGAGGCCCAAATGTATAAATGCGACCTTGACAACCTCTACCTCATCCCCACGGCTGAAGTGCCTGTGACGAACATCCTCCGCGATGAAATCGTCGCGGTGAAAGACTTGCCGCTAAAAATGTGCGCCTATACCCCTTGCTTCCGTCGGGAGGCCGGGTCTTATGGTGCCCATGTGCGCGGGCTGAACCGCGTGCATCAATTTGACAAAGTGGAAATCGTGCAAATAGAGCATCCCGACCGTTCTTACAAGACCCTGCAAGGCATGGTGCGCCACGTCGAGAAATTGATGAACAAACTCGAACTACCATACCGCATCCTGCTCCTCTGTGGCGGCGACATGGGCTTTGCCTCGGCCAAAACTTACGACTTTGAGGTGTGGTCGGCAGCCCAGCAACGCTGGCTTGAGGTCAGCTCTGTCTCCTGCTTCGAGACCTTCCAGAGCAATCGCATGAAACTCCGCTTCCGCGACGAAAACGGCAAAATCGAGCTGGCGCACACCCTCAACGGCTCGGCATTGGCTCTGGCACGCATCGTGGCGGCCATTCTGGAAAACAATCAAACACCGGAAGGCATCCGCATCCCAAAAGTGCTTTGGAAGTACACGGGGGTTAAGATGATTGTTTGA
- a CDS encoding zinc metallopeptidase, which translates to MLILISIVFMVIGFIISGVLKSKFKKYSQVPLSNGMSGAQVAQAMLNHYGIMDVKITHVEGQLTDHYNPQNKTVNLSEDVYHGRSVAAAAVAAHECGHAVQHATAYSFLQMRSSLVPVVNIAASLQQYLFLLGFAGLGIFHSPILLMIAIAAFGITTLFSLITLPVEFDASNRALTWLDQTGFARGQEYAGAKDALTWAALTYVSAALAALVQLLYLLWMLFGSRD; encoded by the coding sequence ATGTTGATTCTCATAAGCATCGTTTTCATGGTCATCGGCTTCATCATTAGCGGTGTCCTGAAAAGCAAGTTCAAAAAATACAGCCAAGTGCCGCTTTCCAACGGCATGAGTGGTGCTCAAGTAGCGCAGGCCATGCTCAACCATTACGGCATCATGGACGTAAAAATCACCCATGTCGAAGGCCAGTTGACCGACCACTACAACCCTCAAAATAAGACCGTCAACCTCAGCGAAGATGTCTATCACGGTCGCTCGGTGGCTGCCGCAGCCGTAGCCGCGCACGAATGTGGCCACGCGGTGCAACACGCCACTGCTTACAGTTTCCTTCAAATGCGCTCCTCATTGGTGCCAGTGGTCAATATCGCCGCCAGTTTGCAGCAATACCTTTTCTTGCTCGGTTTTGCGGGGTTGGGCATTTTCCACAGCCCCATCCTGCTGATGATAGCCATCGCGGCTTTCGGCATCACGACGCTGTTTAGCCTCATCACCTTGCCAGTGGAGTTCGATGCCAGCAATCGGGCACTGACATGGCTCGACCAAACCGGCTTTGCACGCGGTCAGGAGTACGCGGGCGCGAAAGACGCGCTCACTTGGGCCGCCTTGACCTATGTATCCGCTGCTTTGGCCGCCTTGGTGCAATTGCTTTACTTGCTCTGGATGCTGTTTGGCAGCAGGGATTAA